CAGTACCCATTCATGAACCCATTTACTGGCATCCCCAAATCCCATACATCCCAGGCAAAATCGAGATACGTCCAAGCCTGTATTACCAAGTTTAGTATATTCCATGTCATGTTCAAATCCTTTCTAATGTTTATTATTGCCACCTGTAGGGTGATCTATATACACATTATTATGTCATAACGAAGGGAACAACCTGTACCACATTTCTATCAAAGTTTTGCCTATTCCTATCAGAATCTCTGAATTTGAATCAGTTGAGTCTATTAAAGTTCTCATATAAAAAGAACAAGCCATTCGTTTCTCTGGTTGGAGATTCAAAGGGCTTGTTCATAAAATATTATTTAATCATTGTTTGATGAATCCAATCGCTTATTTTGGTTAATTTAAGATTGGCTTTGATATTATCATCTAACTCTTCATACCGTGGAAGAAGATCTGTATGCCCATCAATCCATTGGTACAATCCTTTAAGACCTGCTGCTGTCTCACTTCCCAACAAAGGCTGAATCGCTGCTTCAAAATGATCAAAAGGAAGAGACATGAAGCTGATCTTTTCACCTAATACAGCACTGAATTGTTCCGCTAATTGTGTACCTGTCAGGGCTTCTAATCCGGGTGCTGGGATAATGCTTCCTGCCAATTCCGAATGAGTCAAGGCATAATAGTGGAATTGAGCTGCATCGTTTAAGCTAATCCAGGAGATCGGCTTGTCTGCTGGTACCGGGTAGGCCAAAACGCCATTGTTCAGTATTCCGGGAATCAGGAAGTTTTCCAAGTATACAATGGGTTCCACAATGATATATGGAAGACCACTTTGCTGCAATTCGTGGATAACTTCACGTTTCAATTCAATTCCTTTGGAATGGGTGATAGGGTCAGGAACATAGGTACCTGTGTTAACTACAATCAATTTAACGTTTGCCTGTATAGCAGCATCAATTGCATTTTTAGTATATTGTCTGATCTTATCCGGATTGAACTCCACCGGCAGGTTCAGGAAGACTTTACTTACACCTTCATGCGCCGTATGGAGCTGTTCCACATCTGATAGATCCCCGATGAAAGCTTCAATGTTTTGTTCCTTCAGTGTGTTGGCTGTTGCCTCATTTCGAGTAATCGTGCGAACCTCACAACCGTGTTGAACGAGTAATTGAGCGACAGCGCCGCCTTGGGAGCCCGATGCCCCATATACTAAAAATCGATCATTCTGTGTCATAGTGGTCAATAACTTCCTTTCAATATGTGATTGGAATGAATGAGTTAACACTCAACAATGACCTCAGCATAACGGATTTAGAATAGGAGCGTAAGTACGCACATTAATGATATAGAGTATCCCTTAGGATACTATGGGAAGGCGTTTTACATATGTTTCGATCCCCAATCACCTAGCTGAAACAAGATCGAAGTCAGGCTTTGTCCTTTTTCTGTAAGGGAATATTCGACTTTAGGCGGAACTACAGGGTGGGTAACACGGTTTATCAAACCAGCTTCTTCAAGTTCTCGTAATTGCCTGGTTAATGTGCGATGCGTAATGGGGTCCAGCATTTTCTGTAATTCATTGAATCGAATTGTTGAATGGCGGATGAGCCGATTTATAATTAATAACTTCCATTTCCCACCAATCATATTGACTGCAAACTCAACAGGACAACGGTCCTCCACAGATTCTATATTCATGTTTATGTATCCCTCCCAAAAACATCAACTCATGTTTCATGTTTCGTTCATTTTATCGAATTTATAAAGGGGTGTATAGCTTACAGCGCATTCAGGATATGAACCATGCCCAGGACACAAAAAAAGATGCCCCTAGTGTAGCTCGAGGGACACCTTATATAATATAAATTATTGTTCAACTCAGACAGAACGAAAAAAAGCATTGAACGTGAAAAAAAGCCATGATATAATCTATAGCGCAATTGACATTTATATTGAATTTAAAGGATGAATCATTATTTCTCCTAATTTAATTTTACATCCGACATTCCGATTTGTCAATGCTCTTTTTTTTGGCCCTAATAAATGGAAAAGGGAGTGGACTCATTCATGGATAAAACAGTGGAATGGAAGTTGGAAGAGGAAAGACTAGTGCAGGTGAGGAACAAGCTTCAGGCACGACTCGACGAGTTAGAACCGAAGGTTGCCGGAATGCATGAACAGGTTGCCGAAATTCGTAAACGGTTCTGGGAAGAAGTGACGATTAATACCGGTTCGTACACGGATTTTGAAGATGCATTCTATACCATTAATCAGCAGTCGAGAGTGTTGGCGGAGAGGGAGCGCGGGCACAAGCTGTTAACACAACAATGGAAAAATACAAAGAGACTGCTTCCAACGCCGTATTTTGGCCGTTTCGACTATAAGGAAAAAGGCATGACATTGACTGAACAGATCTACATCGGCGTATCATCCTTCATGGATGAAGATGGTTTGAACTTTCTAATCTATGACTGGCGTACGCCAATTGCGAGTCTGTACTATGATCACTCTCCCGGGCCAGCAAGTTATGACACACCTTCAGGACGAATCGAAGGAAAGATGGAGCTCAAGCGTCAATTCCAGATTCAACATGGGCAACTTCATAGCATGTTTGATTCAACTGAGACGATTGGTGACGAATTGTTGCAGCAAGTGCTCGCCAAGGGTGCAGACTCACAAATGAAGAGTATTGTAGCAACTATCCAGAAGGAACAAAACGCCATCATCCGTGATGACCGAAGCCGAATGCTTATCGTTCAGGGGGCAGCTGGCAGTGGCAAGACGTCGGCTGCGTTACAGCGAGTCGCTTACTTACTATATAAACACCGCCAGACAGTTAAAGCAGATCAGATTGTACTTTTCTCGCCGAATCCGATGTTTACCAGTTATACTTCCACCGTACTCCCGGAACTTGGTGAAGAGAACATGCAGCAGACCACTTTTCAGGAATATCTGAATTATTGGCTGGATTCCTCCATCCGACCAGAGGATGCCTTTGATCAGATTGAATATGTGCTGACAGCTCAGAATGATCCGGGAT
This Paenibacillus xylanexedens DNA region includes the following protein-coding sequences:
- a CDS encoding winged helix-turn-helix transcriptional regulator, whose product is MNIESVEDRCPVEFAVNMIGGKWKLLIINRLIRHSTIRFNELQKMLDPITHRTLTRQLRELEEAGLINRVTHPVVPPKVEYSLTEKGQSLTSILFQLGDWGSKHM
- a CDS encoding SDR family oxidoreductase, producing the protein MTQNDRFLVYGASGSQGGAVAQLLVQHGCEVRTITRNEATANTLKEQNIEAFIGDLSDVEQLHTAHEGVSKVFLNLPVEFNPDKIRQYTKNAIDAAIQANVKLIVVNTGTYVPDPITHSKGIELKREVIHELQQSGLPYIIVEPIVYLENFLIPGILNNGVLAYPVPADKPISWISLNDAAQFHYYALTHSELAGSIIPAPGLEALTGTQLAEQFSAVLGEKISFMSLPFDHFEAAIQPLLGSETAAGLKGLYQWIDGHTDLLPRYEELDDNIKANLKLTKISDWIHQTMIK